Below is a window of Halogeometricum rufum DNA.
CCTTGCACGCCGCGAGTTCGGCTTCGGCGTCCGCGGGGGTCGCGTCGTCGCCGACGGCGATGCCGCACTTCATCGCCCCCTCCTCGCGGATGGAGGTGACGAGGTCGCGCGTGTCGATGTGGTCGATGGCGGGCACGTCCTCCGAGTCGAGCCACTCGACCACGTCGTCGGTGAACTCGCGGGCGATACCGGCGCGCGGGTGGACGCGGTCCGATTCGAATCGCTCGTCTCGGACGCCGTAGTTCCCGATGAGCGGGTACGAGAACGTCAGGACCTGCTCCTCGTAGGAGGGGTCCGTGAGGCTCTCTTCGTAGCCCGTGTACGCGGTCGTGAACACCAGTTCGCCACGTGTGCGCCCCGGAACGCGACCGCGCGCTTCGACGACGCGGCCGTCTTCCAGAGCCAGATAGGCGTCCGACATTACGAGAAACACACGGAATCTGGGGGTATAAATGTTGCTTTCGTAGTTGAGTTACGAATTTCGTAATCGGTAAGTCGCCGCAGGGGAGAGAGGGAACATGGACGACCTGGACCGAGAGATTCTCGACATCCTCCGGCGGGACGCTCGAACTCCCTACACGGAGATCGCAGAACAGGTCGGCACCTCCGAGGGGACGGTCCGCAACCGCGTCGAGCGTCTGATGAGCGACGGCGTCATCGAACGGTTCACCATCGCCACCCGCACGGGGAACATCAAGGCGATGATCGAGGTGTCGGTGAAGGTGGACGTGGACACGACGGAGATATCCGACCGGATGGCCGAGTGGGACCAGGTCGACTTCGTCTGGCAGGTGTCGGGCGAGGAGGACGTCGTCCTCGTCGTCGACGCCGCCGACACGCGCGCGGTGAACGAACTCATCACGCAGGCGCGCGAGTTGGACGAGGTCAAGAGCACGAAGACGCGCCTCATCCTCGACGAACGACTCGGTCGGAACCCGTAGGACCAGTCGGCGTCCCCGTTCCGCCGTCCGACCGGTCCGTCCCTCCTACGCGTCGTCCACTCGCTGTGAGACGTCGTCGGTGTCGAACCCCTTCGCCGCGTGGACTCGCGTGTACGCCCTGTCAACCGTCCGCTCGAATCGGTTGAGGTTCACGACCGGTTCGACCCGGCCGTCGCGGATGGCGTCCGCGACGGCGCTGGGCGTCAGTTCGTCGGCGTGGACGAGCGTGTACGCTCGGCCCACCTCGACGGGGTAGTGGGCGTCGCTCCCGCCGGTCAGCGGGACGTCCATCTCCGCGGCGAGCGCTCGCGTCCGTTCGACGTGCTCCGTGTTCTTCCCGTTCAGTTCGAGGGCGTCGAAGTCGGCGTCGGCGTCCTTGAGTTCGCTGTTCCGAAACGGGTGCGCGACGACGGCGGCGCAGTCACGTTCGTGGGCGAGTTCGACGGCCTCCTGCGGCGTCAACTCGTCCGGTTCCGTCCGACTCGGCGGGTCGGGTCCGACGACGAGGAGGTGCCCGTCCGTCGTCGTCACCTCGATGCCCGGAATCGTCTGGAGTCGCCGCTCTGCGGCGTACGCGTAGTCGTGGTTCGTCACCGCGATGCCGTCGAGTCCTCGGAGACGCGCGACCGCGGTGGCGAGTGAGAGACCGATGGGGTCGAACCGGGTCGGACCACCCGGCGACCAGTGGAAGAAGCGAGAGTGGGTGTGGAGATCGAGGGCGAACACAGACGCTCCGAGGGGTCGGTACGGCTTTGTTCTTCTGCCCCCACTCCCGGTCGTGGCCCGCCGTATCCTCGTCCTGAACCCTCGAAGCGGAGACGGCAAGCAGAGCCACCGCGCGAGGCGGCTCGCCGTCGAACGCGGCTACGACGTCCGCGAGAGCGAACGGGCGGGCGACACGGTCGACATCGCTCGCGAGGCGGCAGTCGGGGAGGCGTCGCTCGTCGCGGCCTGCGGCGGGGACGGCACGGTGAACGAAGTCGTCCGCGGCGTGGACGAAGCGGGGCGGTTGGCGGAGACGACGCTGGGCATCGTCCCCACGGGCACGGGAAACGACTTCGCGGACAACCTCGGCGTCCGCGGCGTCGCCCACGCTTTCGAGGTGCTCGAATCGGGACGGGAGCGGTCGCTGGACCTCGGGAGCGCCCGGTGGACGGCCGCGGCGTCCTCGGCGGGGCTCTCGGACGCGCCGCGACGACCGTTCGTGAATTCGTGCGTCTTCGGACTCACCGCCGAGGCGAGTGCGCGGACGACGCGCGAGGCGAAGCGTCGCTTGGGCGTCGTCGCCTACGTCCTCTCGACGCTTCAGGGGAAGCGGACGTTCGAGGGACTGCGGCTGGAGGTGCGGGCCGGTCCCCGGAACGACCCGGTGTGGACCGGCGACGCGCTGATGCTGTTGGTCGGCAACGGGCGACGCTTCCCGGGCGAACGACTCCAGCAGGCGAACATGGAGGACGGGCTGTTGAACGTCGTCGTCGTCAAGAACCGCCCCGCGTTGGACTACCTGACGACGGGCGCGGCGGACAGACTCCTGCGGCGCGGGGCGTCGCACCTGACGCACCTGCGAGTGAGCCACCTCGAAGTGGACGCCGGGGCGGCCCGACAGGTCAGCCTCGACGGCGAACTCGTGGAGGCGAGGCACCTTCGCGCGGACGCCCGCCCGGGAGCGATGCGGTTCCGCGTCGGCGAGGGATACGACCCGTCGCCGCC
It encodes the following:
- a CDS encoding PHP-associated domain-containing protein, with protein sequence MFALDLHTHSRFFHWSPGGPTRFDPIGLSLATAVARLRGLDGIAVTNHDYAYAAERRLQTIPGIEVTTTDGHLLVVGPDPPSRTEPDELTPQEAVELAHERDCAAVVAHPFRNSELKDADADFDALELNGKNTEHVERTRALAAEMDVPLTGGSDAHYPVEVGRAYTLVHADELTPSAVADAIRDGRVEPVVNLNRFERTVDRAYTRVHAAKGFDTDDVSQRVDDA
- a CDS encoding Lrp/AsnC family transcriptional regulator, which codes for MDDLDREILDILRRDARTPYTEIAEQVGTSEGTVRNRVERLMSDGVIERFTIATRTGNIKAMIEVSVKVDVDTTEISDRMAEWDQVDFVWQVSGEEDVVLVVDAADTRAVNELITQARELDEVKSTKTRLILDERLGRNP
- a CDS encoding diacylglycerol/lipid kinase family protein yields the protein MARRILVLNPRSGDGKQSHRARRLAVERGYDVRESERAGDTVDIAREAAVGEASLVAACGGDGTVNEVVRGVDEAGRLAETTLGIVPTGTGNDFADNLGVRGVAHAFEVLESGRERSLDLGSARWTAAASSAGLSDAPRRPFVNSCVFGLTAEASARTTREAKRRLGVVAYVLSTLQGKRTFEGLRLEVRAGPRNDPVWTGDALMLLVGNGRRFPGERLQQANMEDGLLNVVVVKNRPALDYLTTGAADRLLRRGASHLTHLRVSHLEVDAGAARQVSLDGELVEARHLRADARPGAMRFRVGEGYDPSPPDPTDAA